The Camelina sativa cultivar DH55 chromosome 16, Cs, whole genome shotgun sequence sequence TCCTTGAACCTATCTCTTGCTTTTAATGTCTACAGCCTCTATTCCCTGGAGAGACCAGTGTTGATCAATTGGTGGAGATAATTAAGGTAACAACAGatcgtttttcttttcttgtcttcaTCTGTTTTACTTAGGAGGGTCGCAGATTCTCAGAGCTGTGTTCTGCAATTTTTCTTCTGTATAACCAGATTTTGGGGACACCTGCaagagaagagataaagaaCATGAATCCTCGTTACAATGATTTTAAGTTCCCCCAGATAAAAGCTCAGCCATGGcacaaggtatatatatataaattcactAAGAGATTCTATAGAATGACTATGTTTTGCTTACAAAAGAATCTAAAGCTTTTTACGGTTTTTTCCTAGATTTTCCGGAGACAGGTATCTCCAGAAGCAATGGATCTTGCCTCTAGATTGCTTCAGTATTCACCAAACCTGAGATGCACAGCGGTAAGAGAGAAACCCAGTTGATTTCTGAGATCACTAAAATGGCTTCTTCAACTCTTCTAATTTAACTCTGGTTTCAGCTTGAAGCTTGTGCACATCCGTTCTTCGATGATCTAAGAGACCCGAGAGCATCCTTGCCTAATGGAAGAGCACTTCCTCCATTGTTTGATTTCACAGCTCAAGGTTTTGCCAACAACACTCAGCTTTCCTTTATAACTTGCCTATGACCCGGAAAATGCTCATCTTTCTCTTATTGCAGAACTTGCTGGTGCATCTGTTGAACTACGTCATCGCTTAATACCTGAGCATGCAAGGAAATGaccattttgtttttgatttccaGAGACTTCTTGATCACACGGATAGCATTGTTCTGGTTATGAACCCTCTCACTGACCTCTGCAATCACATGGCCTAGCAGTTTGAAAGTGTATAATTGTAAGGTTGTAACTTTGTAGCTTCCATTGTTGCAGACAGAAATGCAGAATTTTCcgaattttttcttctaatgcAAAATGTTTACCAATAGTCTCCGCAAGAACAGTTTCCATCTCTAAAGTGATGAAAGCAGTTAGAATCTCTTAAGATGATATGCCGAAGATATACTCTCGATATGTACTTCATTGCATTGTGGCAATCCCCACAGACACGAAGGTTCTTGATGATCCGGATTGGAGCTCCAGATGGTACAACAAGTAGACCAAACGCTACAGCTAATTTCTCACTATGGTAAGCCAAACCAAGCTCTTTGNNNNNNNNNNNNNNNNNNNNNNNNNNNNNNNNNNNNNNNNNNNNNNNNNNNNNNNNNNNNNNNNNNNNNNNNNNNNNNNNNNNNNNNNNNNNNNNNNNNNNNNNNNNNNNNNNNNNNNNNNNNNNNNNNNNNNNNNNNNNNNNNNNNNNNNNNNNNNNNNNNNNNNNNNNNNNNNNNNNNNNNNNNNNNNNNNNNNNNNNNNNNNNNNNNNNNNNNNNNNNNNNNNNNNNNNNNNNNNNNNNNNNNNNNNNNNNNNNNNNNNNNNNNNNNNNNNNNNNNNNNNNNNNNNNNNNNNNNNNNNNNNNNNNNNNNNNNNNNNNNNNNNNNNNNNNNNNNNNNNNNNNNNNNNNNNNNNNNNNNNNNNNNNNNNNNNNNNNNNNNNNNNNNNNNNNNNNNNNNNNNNNNNNNNNNNNNNNNNNNNNNNNNNNNNNNNNNNNNNNNNNNNNNNNNNNNNNNNNNNNNNNNNNNNNNNNNNNNNNNNNNNNNNNNNNNNNNNNNNNNNNNNNNNNNNNNNNNNNNNNNNNNNNNNNNNNNNNNNNNNNNNNNNNNNNNNNNNNNNNNNNNNNNNNNNNNNNNNNNNNNNNNNNNNNNNNNNNNNNNNNNNNNNNNNNNNNNNNNNNNNNNNNNNNNNNNNNNNNNNNNNNNNNNNNNNNNNNNNNNNNNNNNNNNNNNNNNNNNNNNNNNNNNNNNNNNNNNNNNNNNNNNNNNNNNNNNNNNNNNNNNNNNNNNNNNNNNNNNNNNNNNNNNNNNNNNNNNNNNNNNNNNNNNNNNNNNNNNNNNNNNNNNNNNNNNNNNNNNNNNNNNNNNNNNNNNNNNNNNNNNNNNNNNNNNNNNNNNNNNNNNNNNNNNNNNNNNNNNNNNNNNNNNNNNNNNNNNNNNNNNNNNNNNNNNNNNNNNNNNNNNNNNNNNNNNNNNNNNNNNNNNNNNNNNNNNNNNNNNNNNNNNNNNNNNNNNNNNNNNNNNNNNNNNNNNNNNNNNNNNNNNNNNNNNNNNNNNNNNNNNNNNNNNNNNNNNNNNNNNNNNNNNNNNNNNNNNNNNNNNNNNNNNNNNNNNNNNNNNNNNNNNNNNNNNNNNNNNNNNNNNNNNNNNNNNNNNNNNNNNNNNNNNNNNNNNNNNNNNNNNNNNNNNNNNNNNNNNNNNNNNNNNNNNNNNNNNNNNNNNNNNNNNNNNNNNNNNNNNNNNNNNNNNNNNNNNNNNNNNNNNNNNNNNNNNNNNNNNNNNNNNNNNNNNNNNNNNNNNNNNNNNNNNNNNNNNNNNNNNNNNNNNNNNNNNNNNNNNNNNNNNNNNNNNNNNNNNNNNNNNNNNNNNNNNNNNNNNNNNNNNNNNNNNNNNNNNNNNNNNNNNNNNNNNNNNNNNNNNNNNACCATTCTCGGATGTCTTCTATCTTCAGACATAAAGCTATGAACTTTACCTTTCTCTTCAACCCAACTGCAACCAGGCTCTTTGCTTATATTACGAGACTTCATCAATCTACGAACATTTGCAGCTTCGTCTTGTCTTCCTGCTGCAGCATACATGTTTGATAACAAAACATAAGGAACAGCATTGTTTGGTTCCAATTCCATGAGAGTTTTCGCTGCTCTTTCCCCATTCTCAATATTCCCATGCTTCCTACTCGCAGCCAAAATCGCTTTCCATACAGTTGCATCTGGTTCAACCTCCATTTGATTCAGCAATTCCTCTACTTTAACGAAATCACCAGATCTACCAAAGAGATCAATCATACAGGCATAGTGTTCAGGTCCTGGTCTGATACCATAAACTGCTCTCATCGAATCAAAGTAGCTTTGAGCTTCTTCTATGAGACCGGCATGACTACAAGCAAATAGTAACCCGATAAAGGTAATGTAATCTGGTGTTATGCCATTGCCTATCATTAGATAGTATAACTCTAGGGAGTCCTTAGCTTTGCCGTTTTTCGCGTAACCCACAATTAGAGTAGTCCATGTTATCAAATCTCTGATTTCCATAGAGTTGAATATAACATTCGCATCATCTAAGCTTCCGCACTTTGTGTACATTGTCACAAGAGAGTTGTTTACTGACAAAGATGATGGAAAACCAGATTTAATATAATTCCCATGTACCTGTTGCCCAAACTCCAGAAGCGTTAACTCTGCCGAGGCACTTAATACACTCGATGTAACAATCTGATCAGGAAAAATGCCTTCAACTATCATTTTACAGAACAACTTCAATGCCTCTTCATAACATCCGTTATGTGTATTGCCTGTGACTAGAGCCGTCCAAGATATCACATCCTTCTCAATCATCCCTTCAAAAACTTTCAACGCTGAATCCATAATTCCTCTTTTAGCATACATATCCACAAGAGCGTTATTCACAAGTTTGTAAGTCCCATACCCGGTTTTCACAATCAGACAATGCGCAGAAGAAGCTATCTTTATTTCTGTCCTAGACAAAGCAAAACAATTTAAGATGGATGGGATTGTGAAATCATCTATTTTCATATCTCGCTCATGCATTCTTCCGAAAAAGGACAGAGCTTCTTCTATAAGACCTTGCCTAACACACCCTACAATCATCGAGTTCCAAGAAACCACATCATCGGCTTCCATACCTTCTAACAAAGCTCTTGCCGTTTCCAAGTCTCTGCATTTAGCATACATATCAATCAATGCGCTCTGAACATAGATATTGGTCTTGAAACCACTCTTAACTATGCAGCCATGTACCTGGACCCCTACCCTGCGAGCAGAAACCGAGGCACAAGCAGTCAAAACACTAGGAAATGTAAACTGATTCGACTGGTTTCCTTCTCTAGTCAAATCCCTAAAACACTCGATTGCCTTGAAAGCAAATCCATTTTGAGAGTAACCAGTGAGCATAGAAGTCCATGTAACATTATTTTTCTCACCTGACATAGTCTCAAAGAGGTATTCAGCTTTAGAGATGCGTTTGCATTGTGCATACATAGCGAGAAGACCATTCACCACATTAACATCCAAATCAAACCCAGTTTTTATTGTATGCCCATGAATCTCTTCACCTCTCAGAAGCAAAGCAAGCGAAGTACACAACCTAATAACACTCCCCAAAGTGTACTCGTTAGGTTTTATCCCATCAAACTGCATTTCCCAAAACAAACCCAAAGCTTCATCTTCAAGTCCATGCTTGCAATACCCAGAAATCAGAGCATTCCATGAGATTGTATTCTTGACTGGGTTGCTACGAAAAATCTGGTCTGCATCAGAAAGTCTCCCTGACTTGGAGTAAGCAACGATCATAGTGTTCCAGGTAAACTCATCCCTCTCAGGCATTTTATCGAACACTTGGCGGGCTTCGTTGACCCGACCGGATTTAGAAAAATCTCCCAAAACCAGATTCGAGTGAAGTTTCGTTCGATCAGCATTTCTGTGAATGTAATTAGTAAACGGTTTCAAATGTAGACGTAAGCTTCTGATATTCAATTTGTGCATcacgacgacgaagacgacgGGACCAAAATTAAAGTTTAACTCTTTCACGACGACGAAACGTCGTGATGCAACCACCACTCTCTCTAGACAAAACGATGcgttttataaattataaaataatattcacTCTCTCTTGACAAAACGATGCGTTTTATGAAACAACCAACCCAATAAGATTACACATTTACTTGTAGGACTTGTAGTCTTGTGCTAACTGCTAAACTACACGGCAAAGTAAAAGTTTCACATTTAAGATggatatttatgtttttccatgAGATTGCAAgaaatttttactatttattattacgGATTGATGAAAGGTTGATGCCTGATGGGTAGACAAGAAGAACAAACAGGTCTCAAGGTCTGCAAATATAATTACAGATGCATATAAGTCGTCTGTCAACAGTCATGTAACACTGGCCAGTTCCTTGCAGCTGCTTGTCACACAGATCTGTGCATGTTGGTCCATCACAATGGTCATTTAGTAGAACCTGATGACATATATGTTGCCCTTGCGTCTCTTTTGCCACCATCcctacatatttattatatataaaaaaaaaaaaaacatgaagtcTCAATAGAAAATGCGTAAAAACGTGAGAAAATCATTTGATTAATCTCTTACtgattttataataatacttaGAGAATGTTAAAATGTTAAACAAACCTAGGAAGAAAACAATGAAGATAGCAACAATGGTGATTTTAGTCATCATAAAATGATTTAACAGGATATATCAGAATTTGTATTGTACATGTAAATATCATCTCTatacatgtgtatatatatatacatgaattgTATGTATACGTATCTAATGTACTATCAGTGCTATGTTTgactagcaaaaaaaaatggaatcatTTGATTTGGAAAGCAATCAGATGTTAATtagcaagaaagaagagaaaaaaaaaagtcaaataaaaTGATAGTTATATCCATAATAAGCTTATGGTTTTACAAGCTAGCCAAAGGGATATTGATATGGAAGCATTTGATTTGGAAAGCAATCTCTTCtaatgatgtaaaaaaaaaaaattatgagaaaaataaaaagaaaagaagaagcaatctcttcaaatagaacaaaatataattgaatTCACATATCATTTTTAAGATTGAATAccgtaatattttttttcttttttcatgtcattataatattttattattattattattgtttatagataacaattgataaaaaaacaaaaacataacaaaaatcaagatttgCAAGGAAACATGCAGAGGCAGCTCTTAATTTGTCCGTTTGGGAAGCATAAGCCACTTCCATTCCATTTTTGCTTACAGAAAGTGGCACAAGTGTGAGCGACACAGTTTTGACCTCTCATTGCAACATCACGACACATTTCTTGTCCTTGCGTCTCTCCCATCATCATTCctgataaatatttaaaaaaaaaacattatctttAAAACAATTCTTATAGAATAAAAATGTTGAGACAAACAATaactacaaatattttaatatgtttatagAATGGTAGATGTGTAAAAATCAAACCTAAAACGAGGACGATCATAAAGATAGCAAGAACTATGGCTTTAGTCatctttgatgattttatataaaaaaaatgaaagttacgTGAAAAAAACCAGGAATGTTAATGGTAATGTACACATGTAgagacattatatatatatatatgaagaattTATTACTAGCATATCTATTTCCGATCATAAAAATATACGATGAGAAggatatatacaacaaaatcaatttaaatgaAAGCAAATAAGAACACAATAAGCAACGtatataactaataattaaaaaacaaaaattgtatacaTTTAATGGTCGAAGATGCAGATCtcgtagattttttatttataaattatataacgtaacaaaatcaaattgattATCTTATGATTCTGNTGATATTCATGTAAGATAACCTATATAGGTTAATTAGGGGGGTATtggacaaaaatatttttatgtaatttgatcgaatataaataatatcataaattacaaaattttaagtattataaaagatttgaaaaaaaaaatctttttttgtttctaatgatTATAGTTTACaacattttaataataataaaaaagaatagatGAATTCTTCTAAAGTCTCATTTGTTCCCACTACGTTAAAAACAAACGAAGGTATACAATATTTTATCGAGGATATTATTTAATTGaatccaaataatattttatcggTTCCCAAACGGACAATATTTGAAAGATGTAtatgtttgaagattttttgtttcactgtaaaattattattttgttttgtatatttttttcattaccaATTGAATTTAGTAATTGCTCTATCCATGATCCATTTCTACATGGCACATAAGCTCAAGTAGTAGCTTGTTATAATAGCTCTTtttgtccaaatttttttttttataatagctcatgtcatataaaaaaaaatgtgaaatcaGAATTCATATAAGATTGAATactgtaacatttttttttcctttttcatatcattataatattttatttttattcttgttgtttatagataacaattgataaaaacgaaaaataaataaatcaagatttgCAACGAAACGTGCAGAGGCAGCCCTTAGTTTGTCCGTTAAAGTCTGGGACGCACAAGCCACTTCCATTCCAGTTTTGCTTACAGAGAGTGGCACAGGTGTCAGCGACACACTTTTGACCTCTCATTGGAAGATCATGACACATTTCTTG is a genomic window containing:
- the LOC109129654 gene encoding putative defensin-like protein 128, encoding MMTKITIVAIFIVFFLGMVAKETQGQHICHQVLLNDHCDGPTCTDLCDKQLQGTGQCYMTVDRRLICICNYICRP
- the LOC109129657 gene encoding putative defensin-like protein 119, with the protein product MTKAIVLAIFMIVLVLGMMMGETQGQEMCRDVAMRGQNCVAHTCATFCKQKWNGSGLCFPNGQIKSCLCMFPCKS
- the LOC104753210 gene encoding putative pentatricopeptide repeat-containing protein At1g68930, producing the protein MYAKCRDLETARALLEGMEADDVVSWNSMIVGCVRQGLIEEALSFFGRMHERDMKIDDFTIPSILNCFALSRTEIKIASSAHCLIVKTGYGTYKLVNNALVDMYAKRGIMDSALKVFEGMIEKDVISWTALVTGNTHNGCYEEALKLFCKMIVEGIFPDQIVTSSVLSASAELTLLEFGQQVHGNYIKSGFPSSLSVNNSLVTMYTKCGSLDDANVIFNSMEIRDLITWTTLIVGYAKNGKAKDSLELYYLMIGNGITPDYITFIGLLFACSHAGLIEEAQSYFDSMRAVYGIRPGPEHYACMIDLFGRSGDFVKVEELLNQMEVEPDATVWKAILAASRKHGNIENGERAAKTLMELEPNNAVPYVLLSNMYAAAGRQDEAANVRRLMKSRNISKEPGCSWVEEKGKVHSFMSEDRRHPRMRWKLFLRRLLVNILH